A window from Acidobacteriota bacterium encodes these proteins:
- a CDS encoding carbohydrate binding family 9 domain-containing protein: MAVAQATVPLEPRREIRAAAAPAAPVIDGQLDEPLWRDAAETGGFVQREPREGTAASERTTVRIAAGDHAIYFGIVLEDSEPERVTAALHGRDLWKLTGLWDYAGPDDSIAILLDTFRDGRNGYYFAVNPNGAMTDALITGEGLNRNFEWDGVWRAAARRHAGGWTAEIAIPFSTLRYPAASDDTGLAFGLNLQRVIRRKNEESFWAPVELSGTLWWFSRAGRLAGLLPRQQGRVAEVKPFVVARASRTAAAATDADFQPGIDVRLGLTSSVTLDVTANTDFAQVEVDDEQINFTRFSLYFPEKREFFLEGAGVFNFGFRNESKLFFSRRIGLDAGGREVPMLAGARASGRAGPYEFGAIAARTGKTASVRDATQSVLRVRRQLFGRSSVGAMLTDVRSEGAGNRVVGIDSDLTMFRYMTVNSFWAGTFPSAGDGKQAFATNIYAHWDTDALGIQYIFHDFDAGFTPALGFFPRVGVRRQSPGGRVAWRPQRGPVRRYLIRTTLDWFHDEAGRQRTRAHMTQLIVTLQNGDELLVQGNHNTETPERSFVVGRNTVVPANAYRFERGQIRYAASPGRRYAATGSYSWGGFYGGTRQQVQLSATAKVTDHFALLPSYERNDVRLPFGHFTATLAGVRLNYSASNRVISNTFVQYNNITRRLTANFRLDLIYRPNSHVYVVVNDTRDVGMTPFEAITRDRAIILKVVHLLKR; encoded by the coding sequence GTGGCGGTCGCGCAGGCGACGGTACCGCTGGAACCGCGGCGGGAAATCCGCGCGGCGGCCGCGCCAGCCGCGCCGGTCATCGACGGCCAGCTGGATGAACCGCTCTGGCGGGACGCCGCCGAAACCGGCGGGTTCGTGCAGCGCGAGCCGCGCGAGGGCACCGCAGCGTCCGAACGCACCACCGTCCGCATCGCCGCCGGCGACCACGCCATCTATTTCGGGATCGTGCTGGAAGATTCCGAACCCGAGCGGGTCACGGCGGCGTTGCACGGCCGCGATCTCTGGAAGCTCACGGGACTGTGGGATTACGCAGGTCCCGACGATTCGATCGCCATCCTGCTCGACACCTTCCGCGACGGCCGCAACGGGTACTACTTCGCCGTGAACCCCAACGGCGCGATGACCGACGCGCTGATCACCGGGGAGGGCCTCAACAGGAACTTCGAATGGGACGGGGTCTGGCGCGCCGCCGCCCGGAGGCATGCGGGGGGCTGGACCGCGGAAATCGCGATCCCCTTCAGCACCCTGCGCTATCCCGCCGCCAGCGACGACACCGGACTGGCGTTCGGGCTGAACCTGCAGCGGGTGATCCGGCGGAAGAACGAAGAATCGTTCTGGGCACCCGTCGAGCTGTCCGGCACGCTGTGGTGGTTTTCCCGGGCTGGACGGCTGGCGGGGCTGCTGCCGCGCCAGCAGGGGCGCGTGGCGGAGGTCAAACCCTTCGTCGTGGCCCGCGCGTCGCGCACGGCGGCCGCCGCGACCGATGCCGACTTCCAGCCCGGCATCGACGTGAGGCTCGGGCTCACGTCGAGCGTCACGCTCGATGTCACCGCCAACACGGATTTCGCGCAGGTGGAAGTCGATGACGAACAGATCAACTTCACCCGCTTCAGCCTGTACTTTCCGGAAAAACGCGAGTTCTTTCTCGAGGGGGCTGGCGTCTTCAACTTCGGGTTCCGCAACGAGTCGAAGCTGTTTTTCAGCCGAAGAATCGGACTGGACGCGGGCGGGCGTGAAGTGCCGATGCTGGCCGGCGCGCGGGCGAGCGGCCGCGCGGGCCCATACGAGTTCGGCGCCATCGCCGCCCGCACGGGGAAGACCGCCAGCGTGCGGGACGCGACGCAAAGCGTCCTGCGCGTCCGCCGCCAGTTGTTCGGCCGCTCGTCGGTGGGCGCGATGCTCACCGATGTGCGGTCGGAGGGGGCCGGGAACCGGGTCGTCGGCATCGACAGCGACCTCACGATGTTCCGCTACATGACGGTCAACAGCTTCTGGGCCGGAACGTTCCCGTCAGCCGGGGACGGGAAGCAGGCGTTCGCGACGAACATCTACGCGCACTGGGACACGGACGCGCTCGGGATTCAGTACATCTTTCACGACTTCGACGCCGGTTTCACCCCCGCGCTCGGCTTTTTCCCGCGCGTGGGCGTCCGCCGCCAGTCGCCCGGCGGCCGGGTGGCCTGGCGGCCGCAGCGCGGTCCCGTCCGCCGCTACTTGATCCGCACCACGCTCGACTGGTTTCACGACGAAGCCGGGCGGCAGCGGACGCGCGCGCACATGACGCAGCTGATTGTCACGCTCCAGAACGGCGACGAGCTGCTCGTGCAGGGAAACCACAACACCGAGACGCCGGAGCGGTCGTTCGTGGTCGGCCGGAACACGGTCGTGCCGGCCAACGCGTACCGGTTCGAGCGCGGGCAGATCCGCTACGCGGCCAGCCCCGGACGGCGCTACGCCGCCACGGGATCGTATTCGTGGGGAGGCTTCTACGGGGGAACGCGGCAGCAGGTCCAGTTGAGCGCCACCGCGAAGGTCACCGACCACTTCGCGCTCCTGCCGTCCTACGAGCGCAATGACGTCCGGCTCCCGTTCGGGCATTTCACCGCGACGCTGGCCGGCGTCCGCCTGAACTACAGCGCGTCGAACCGGGTCATCTCCAACACCTTCGTGCAGTACAACAACATCACCCGCCGTCTCACCGCGAACTTCCGCCTGGACCTGATCTACCGGCCAAACAGCCACGTGTACGTTGTCGTGAACGACACGCGCGATGTCGGGATGACGCCATTCGAGGCGATCACGCGCGACCGCGCGATCATCCTGAAGGTCGTCCACCTGCTGAAGCGCTAG
- a CDS encoding cation transporter, giving the protein MPHSAERYRAVSRVLLGVLAANLSVALAKIAFGYATQSVAIISDGYHSLTDSFSNVIGLVGLRAARKPPDLDHPYGHRKYETLTAAGIFVSLILVVEEVVRTALAHLRHGAAATVTSTSFVVMTATVAVNLAVVAYERRKGRQLSSELLLADAMHTRSDVYTSLGVIASLVGVRLGYPILDPIGGLVVAFFIALAGLQIARDTARILSDRFVMDESDIRDVVMSVPDVMGCHHIRTRGSADHVFLDLHVWMSGDAPLAHAHHVSHVVKDTLIAKFPQIADAIIHIEPPPRGVP; this is encoded by the coding sequence TTGCCGCACTCCGCTGAGCGATACCGCGCGGTTTCCCGCGTCCTGCTCGGGGTACTGGCCGCGAACCTCAGCGTCGCGCTGGCGAAGATTGCCTTCGGATATGCCACGCAGTCGGTCGCCATCATCTCCGACGGCTACCACTCCCTGACCGACAGCTTCTCGAACGTGATCGGCCTGGTCGGCTTGCGCGCGGCGCGCAAGCCGCCGGACCTCGATCATCCGTACGGCCACCGCAAGTACGAGACGCTGACCGCCGCCGGCATCTTCGTATCGCTGATCCTCGTCGTCGAGGAGGTGGTCCGGACCGCCCTTGCGCATCTGCGGCATGGCGCGGCGGCGACCGTCACGAGCACGAGCTTCGTCGTGATGACGGCCACCGTCGCGGTCAACCTCGCGGTGGTGGCCTACGAGCGGCGCAAGGGACGGCAGCTCTCGAGCGAGCTGCTGCTGGCCGACGCGATGCACACGCGCAGCGACGTGTACACGTCGCTCGGCGTCATCGCCTCGCTGGTGGGCGTGCGGCTCGGCTACCCGATCCTCGACCCGATCGGGGGCCTCGTCGTCGCCTTCTTCATCGCGCTGGCCGGCCTGCAGATCGCGCGCGATACGGCGCGGATTCTCTCGGACCGCTTCGTCATGGACGAATCGGACATCCGCGACGTCGTCATGAGCGTGCCGGACGTCATGGGCTGCCACCACATCCGCACGCGCGGGTCGGCCGATCACGTGTTCCTGGATCTGCACGTCTGGATGAGCGGCGACGCGCCCCTGGCGCACGCGCACCACGTTTCTCACGTCGTGAAGGACACGCTGATCGCGAAGTTTCCGCAGATCGCGGACGCGATCATCCACATCGAGCCCCCGCCGCGCGGCGTGCCCTAG
- the lepB gene encoding signal peptidase I translates to MEVPVLTGVDPGREGRLSLDRPRDLLLRVGDEVLAWFKTLASAAVYATLIVTFGVQVARVEGQSMAPTLADQDRLIVSKLSYRLHDPQVGDIVMLYYPIDPNKSFVKRVIAEENDVVRIVNGRVYRNEVLINDEYVPAEYRSHEDLGPLVIPEGYYFVMGDHRNNSSDSRHWGMVPKKYIIGKVQLRWWPIPKARIF, encoded by the coding sequence ATGGAGGTTCCCGTCCTGACGGGTGTCGATCCCGGCAGGGAGGGACGGCTGTCGCTGGACCGCCCGCGCGACCTGCTGTTGCGGGTCGGTGACGAGGTCCTCGCCTGGTTCAAGACGCTGGCGTCGGCGGCCGTCTACGCGACGCTCATCGTCACGTTCGGCGTGCAGGTGGCACGGGTGGAGGGCCAGAGCATGGCGCCCACGCTCGCCGACCAGGATCGGCTGATCGTCAGCAAGCTGTCCTACCGCCTGCACGACCCGCAGGTGGGGGACATCGTGATGCTCTACTACCCGATCGATCCCAACAAGTCGTTCGTCAAGCGGGTGATCGCCGAGGAGAACGACGTGGTGCGGATCGTCAACGGCCGCGTGTACCGGAACGAGGTGCTCATCAACGACGAGTATGTCCCGGCCGAGTACCGCAGCCACGAAGATCTGGGCCCGCTGGTGATCCCGGAGGGCTATTACTTCGTCATGGGCGACCATCGGAACAACAGCTCCGACAGCCGGCACTGGGGCATGGTGCCGAAGAAATACATCATCGGCAAGGTCCAGCTGCGATGGTGGCCCATCCCGAAAGCGCGTATTTTCTAA
- a CDS encoding response regulator transcription factor, giving the protein MTQDALQVVVVDDEQLARDELCFQLQRIGGVDVVGQAGNGVDALKIIEAHDPDLVLLDVQMPGLNGFEVARRLLQRESGTQLVFVTAYDQYAIEAFDVSAVDYLLKPVEPERLVQAIDKVRRRLAADRPRGLPPLGTEELERLLRMLSERDGRREQVAIKVAERFLLIQADEIVHASLVDDTITVVTNGVSGTSNYRSLDELQARLDPGVFWRVHRSHLVNIHKIKEIVPWFSRNYILKMKDAKATEIPVSRAQTRRLREYLRL; this is encoded by the coding sequence ATGACTCAGGACGCGCTGCAGGTCGTGGTCGTCGACGACGAGCAGCTCGCGCGTGACGAGCTGTGCTTTCAGCTGCAGCGCATCGGCGGCGTTGACGTCGTGGGCCAGGCCGGCAACGGCGTGGACGCGCTGAAGATCATCGAGGCGCACGATCCCGATCTGGTGCTCCTCGACGTGCAGATGCCGGGGCTGAACGGGTTCGAGGTGGCCAGGCGGCTGCTGCAGCGCGAGTCCGGCACGCAGCTCGTGTTCGTCACGGCGTACGATCAGTACGCGATCGAGGCCTTCGACGTGAGCGCGGTCGATTACCTGCTGAAGCCGGTCGAACCGGAGCGGCTCGTCCAGGCGATCGACAAGGTGCGGCGGCGGCTCGCCGCGGACCGGCCGCGCGGCCTCCCGCCGCTCGGCACCGAAGAGCTGGAGCGCCTCCTGCGGATGCTGTCCGAGCGGGACGGCCGGCGTGAGCAGGTGGCGATCAAGGTCGCCGAGCGCTTCCTGCTCATCCAGGCCGACGAGATCGTGCACGCCTCGCTCGTTGACGATACGATAACGGTAGTAACAAACGGCGTCTCAGGAACGTCTAACTATCGGAGCCTGGACGAACTGCAGGCGCGGCTGGACCCCGGCGTCTTCTGGCGGGTACACCGGTCGCACTTGGTTAACATACACAAGATAAAGGAGATAGTGCCCTGGTTCAGCCGGAACTACATCCTCAAGATGAAGGACGCGAAGGCCACGGAGATCCCCGTCAGCCGCGCCCAGACGAGGCGTCTGCGGGAGTACCTGAGACTCTAG
- a CDS encoding histidine kinase — MQHEPKFLSAEQFLLTTLIVKLAVAAILTTMLVRFRWFRRILLTERRDWPERLVFAAGLGIPLCAGIVARLLLNYNAFDLSLEGAFLAGLIAGPYAGAIVGSLVGTPATIAGEFITLPFAVGCGFAGGGLREVCPKETIWRLSPLFFTGLHRDAWRFVRRLQIDWHILLIAALIALELLRQALGHRFGIERLFCLAPSNAWFLALVCLTTVLAVAIPIKIWNSARIEPRLEEQEQLLMAARIEALASQINPHFLFNTLTSISSLIRSEPETARTLIVKLSGLLRRLLRSQDHFVTLREELPDVLDVVVPSMILQPLVENSIKHGLSRKVGDGRITIRSRRHNGHAIIEVIDDGLGIPMEGLESAMRGGIGIRNVNERLQVIYGKNYRLKLDSNPGQGTVARIEIPELLVQERVTA; from the coding sequence TTGCAGCACGAGCCCAAGTTCCTCTCGGCGGAGCAGTTCCTGCTGACGACGCTCATCGTGAAGCTGGCGGTGGCCGCCATCCTCACCACGATGCTCGTCCGTTTCCGGTGGTTCCGCCGGATCCTGCTCACCGAGCGCCGGGACTGGCCGGAACGGCTCGTGTTCGCGGCCGGGCTGGGCATTCCCCTGTGCGCCGGCATCGTGGCGCGGCTGCTGCTCAACTACAACGCGTTCGACCTGTCGCTCGAGGGAGCGTTCCTCGCGGGGCTCATCGCCGGCCCCTACGCCGGCGCGATCGTCGGGTCGCTCGTGGGCACCCCGGCAACCATCGCCGGCGAGTTCATCACGCTGCCCTTTGCCGTCGGCTGCGGCTTTGCGGGCGGCGGGCTGCGCGAGGTCTGCCCCAAGGAAACGATCTGGCGGCTGTCGCCCCTCTTCTTCACCGGCCTTCACCGCGACGCCTGGCGCTTCGTGCGACGGCTCCAGATCGACTGGCACATCCTCCTGATTGCCGCGCTCATCGCGCTCGAATTGCTCCGGCAGGCGCTCGGCCACCGCTTCGGGATCGAGCGGCTCTTCTGCCTCGCGCCGAGCAACGCCTGGTTCCTCGCGCTCGTGTGCCTCACCACCGTGCTCGCCGTGGCCATCCCGATCAAGATCTGGAACAGCGCGCGCATCGAGCCCCGCCTCGAGGAACAGGAACAGCTGCTGATGGCCGCCCGGATCGAGGCGCTGGCGAGCCAGATCAACCCGCACTTTCTCTTCAACACGCTGACGTCGATCTCCTCGCTGATCCGGTCCGAGCCGGAAACGGCGCGCACGCTGATCGTCAAGCTGTCCGGCCTGCTCCGCCGCCTGCTCCGCAGCCAGGACCACTTCGTCACGCTCCGCGAGGAGCTCCCCGACGTCCTCGACGTCGTCGTGCCGAGCATGATCCTGCAGCCCCTGGTCGAAAACTCGATCAAGCACGGGTTGTCGCGCAAGGTGGGAGACGGCCGGATCACGATCCGGTCGCGCCGCCACAACGGCCACGCGATCATCGAAGTGATCGACGACGGGCTCGGGATTCCCATGGAAGGACTGGAGTCCGCGATGCGCGGCGGCATCGGGATCAGGAACGTCAACGAGCGGCTGCAGGTGATCTACGGCAAGAACTACCGGTTGAAGCTCGACAGCAACCCGGGTCAGGGCACCGTCGCCCGCATCGAGATTCCCGAGCTGCTGGTCCAGGAGCGGGTGACGGCGTAA
- a CDS encoding NADH-quinone oxidoreductase subunit I, which produces MIRPLLIGFATTLKHIFRKPITVQYPDGKMPMFPKYRGKQVLMRDENDLEKCVACGLCAVACPSDAIYLEAAENDGTVKAGPRYASIYQIHKTRCIFCGYCEEACPVSAVFMGKDYELAVYSKDDFIWDKQDLLVPPSAAKTA; this is translated from the coding sequence ATGATCCGGCCGCTGCTCATCGGGTTCGCGACGACCCTCAAACACATCTTCCGGAAGCCCATTACGGTCCAGTACCCGGACGGGAAGATGCCCATGTTCCCGAAATACCGCGGGAAACAGGTGCTGATGCGGGACGAGAACGATCTGGAGAAGTGCGTCGCGTGCGGGCTGTGCGCGGTGGCGTGCCCGTCGGACGCGATTTACCTCGAGGCGGCGGAAAACGACGGCACGGTGAAGGCCGGCCCGCGCTACGCCAGCATCTACCAGATCCACAAGACGCGGTGCATTTTCTGCGGCTACTGCGAGGAAGCCTGCCCGGTTTCCGCCGTGTTCATGGGCAAGGACTACGAGCTGGCGGTGTACAGCAAGGACGACTTCATCTGGGACAAGCAGGATCTGCTCGTGCCTCCGTCGGCGGCAAAGACGGCGTAG
- a CDS encoding metallophosphoesterase, translating into MASGQLGALGDIHKDWPSVRRIMARHPEIPAWLCVGDLGDDEGIYEDVPAPLYWIKGNNEWFDYLAAHAHDARGNLVYVPNGTLAEVAGVRVVGVGGTFAPTWYDADPAALPHPRKRTMKATALADKRRHFVKAEVEAAKALGRQMRVDVLLTHEAPRPFRVGRMDAGKAPINELIAAIRPRLHLFGHHHRFDEREVESTRSICLDLVSRSYLLLDPRTWEYEKLVIW; encoded by the coding sequence GTGGCCAGTGGTCAGCTCGGTGCCCTCGGCGACATCCATAAAGACTGGCCGTCGGTGCGCCGGATCATGGCGCGCCACCCCGAAATTCCCGCCTGGCTCTGCGTCGGCGATCTCGGTGACGACGAGGGGATCTACGAGGACGTTCCGGCGCCGCTGTACTGGATCAAAGGCAACAACGAGTGGTTCGATTACCTCGCCGCACACGCGCACGATGCGCGCGGGAACCTCGTGTACGTGCCGAACGGCACGCTCGCCGAGGTGGCAGGCGTCCGGGTCGTGGGCGTGGGTGGCACCTTCGCGCCCACGTGGTATGACGCGGATCCGGCCGCGCTGCCGCATCCCCGGAAGAGGACAATGAAGGCGACGGCGCTCGCCGACAAGCGGCGCCATTTTGTGAAGGCGGAAGTCGAGGCGGCCAAGGCGCTAGGCCGGCAGATGCGGGTGGACGTCCTGCTCACTCACGAGGCCCCGCGGCCGTTCCGCGTGGGTCGCATGGATGCCGGCAAGGCGCCGATAAATGAATTGATCGCCGCCATCAGGCCCCGGCTGCATCTGTTCGGCCACCACCACCGGTTCGACGAGCGGGAGGTGGAGAGCACGCGGTCGATCTGCCTGGACCTGGTTTCGCGTTCGTACCTGCTGCTGGATCCGAGGACGTGGGAATACGAGAAATTGGTGATTTGGTGA
- a CDS encoding methyltransferase domain-containing protein has product MALFDRKDPHEELVGSDAATRALSVTAVENDFVEGVYEKLAKVYDWVFGPTLHPGRVRALKRMSIAPGTRVLEVGVGTGINLSMYPRDCQVTGIDFSASMLEKARERMWKKELSNVRLLQMDAADLKFPDSSFDIVYAPYLISVVPDPVQVAQEMRRVCRPGGRIIFLNHFLSPNFLLSRVERLISPLTIHIGFKSDLDLPAFLAQADLKPVTIEKVNVPKLWSLVTCIKD; this is encoded by the coding sequence ATGGCCTTATTTGATCGGAAGGATCCGCACGAGGAACTCGTCGGATCGGATGCCGCCACTCGCGCGCTTTCGGTAACCGCCGTCGAGAACGATTTCGTCGAGGGGGTCTACGAGAAGCTCGCGAAGGTGTACGACTGGGTGTTCGGTCCTACACTGCATCCCGGGCGCGTCAGGGCGCTCAAGCGGATGAGCATCGCGCCGGGCACCAGGGTGCTCGAGGTGGGCGTCGGCACGGGGATCAACCTGTCGATGTACCCACGCGACTGCCAGGTGACCGGCATCGACTTTTCCGCGTCCATGCTCGAGAAGGCGCGCGAGCGGATGTGGAAGAAGGAGCTGTCGAACGTGCGGCTCCTCCAGATGGACGCTGCCGATCTCAAGTTCCCCGACAGCAGCTTCGACATCGTGTACGCGCCGTACCTGATCAGCGTGGTGCCGGACCCGGTGCAGGTCGCGCAGGAAATGCGCCGCGTGTGCCGGCCGGGCGGCCGGATTATCTTCCTGAACCACTTCCTGAGCCCGAATTTCCTGCTGTCGAGAGTCGAGCGGCTGATCTCGCCGCTGACGATCCACATCGGATTCAAGTCGGACCTCGACCTGCCCGCGTTCCTCGCGCAGGCGGACCTCAAGCCAGTGACGATCGAGAAGGTGAACGTGCCGAAGCTCTGGTCGCTGGTGACCTGCATCAAGGACTAG
- a CDS encoding aminopeptidase P family protein gives MLTRRSLLRLSALTGIAAWSRPSFALGGEGQVPPADRPAPIAALKSMRSLAKPITNPERLLRLQKAQRLMAEQKVDAIMLCQGTSLVYFTGVRWSGGERLFALVVPRSGHPFVVCPAFEEDRAREQLGLGPFGTNADVLTWHEHENPYALVAQGLKKRAILTGTLGVEETVTFVFSAGVAHAAPALKVVSATPITAGCRMVKDAHELALMRLASDVTLRAYKAAYESLQVGMTQADFGRLVSAAHAQLGFQGGAGMQVGEYSALPHGSVQPQVIKEGTILLIDGGCSVEGYASDISRTFVLGTPSDKMKRVFAINRQAQDAALRAARPGVPCEAVDAAARRVIANAAFGPDYKYFTHRLGHGLGMDGHEWPYLVRGNTQPLQPGMTFSNEPGIYIRGEFGVRVEDDMVITETGAELFTPQSESLERPF, from the coding sequence ATGCTCACCAGACGATCTCTGCTCCGGCTGTCTGCACTGACAGGCATTGCGGCGTGGTCGCGACCCTCCTTCGCTCTCGGGGGCGAGGGGCAGGTGCCGCCCGCGGATCGACCTGCGCCGATCGCCGCGCTGAAATCCATGCGCAGCCTGGCGAAGCCCATCACCAATCCCGAGCGCCTGCTGCGCCTCCAGAAGGCGCAGCGCTTGATGGCGGAACAGAAGGTCGACGCCATCATGCTCTGCCAGGGCACGTCGCTCGTGTACTTCACCGGCGTCCGCTGGAGCGGAGGGGAGCGCCTGTTCGCCCTCGTCGTGCCGCGGTCGGGCCATCCGTTCGTCGTCTGCCCGGCGTTCGAGGAGGACCGCGCGCGCGAGCAGCTCGGCCTCGGCCCGTTCGGGACGAACGCGGACGTGTTGACGTGGCACGAGCACGAGAACCCCTACGCGCTCGTGGCCCAGGGCCTGAAGAAGCGCGCCATCCTCACCGGGACGCTCGGTGTGGAAGAGACCGTGACGTTCGTGTTCAGCGCCGGGGTGGCGCACGCCGCCCCCGCCCTGAAGGTGGTCAGCGCCACGCCAATCACCGCCGGGTGCCGCATGGTGAAGGACGCGCACGAACTCGCCCTGATGCGCCTGGCGTCCGACGTGACGTTGCGCGCCTACAAGGCGGCGTACGAATCGCTGCAGGTGGGCATGACACAGGCCGACTTTGGACGCCTCGTCTCCGCCGCGCACGCGCAGCTTGGGTTCCAGGGCGGAGCCGGCATGCAGGTCGGAGAGTACTCCGCGCTGCCGCATGGCTCCGTCCAGCCGCAGGTCATCAAGGAAGGAACGATCCTGCTCATCGACGGCGGCTGCAGCGTGGAAGGCTACGCGTCCGACATCAGCCGCACGTTCGTGCTCGGCACGCCGAGCGACAAGATGAAGCGCGTGTTCGCCATCAATCGACAGGCGCAGGACGCCGCGCTGCGCGCCGCGCGACCGGGCGTTCCCTGTGAGGCGGTGGACGCGGCCGCGCGCAGGGTCATCGCCAATGCCGCGTTCGGCCCCGACTACAAGTACTTCACCCACCGCCTCGGGCACGGGCTCGGTATGGACGGGCACGAGTGGCCGTACCTGGTGCGCGGCAACACGCAGCCGCTCCAGCCGGGAATGACGTTCAGCAACGAGCCGGGAATTTACATCAGGGGGGAATTCGGCGTCCGCGTCGAGGACGACATGGTGATCACTGAAACCGGCGCGGAGCTCTTCACGCCGCAGAGCGAGTCGCTGGAAAGGCCGTTCTAA